The Rissa tridactyla isolate bRisTri1 chromosome 1, bRisTri1.patW.cur.20221130, whole genome shotgun sequence DNA segment TTTCCAAAGTAGTTGCTTTTTACCATTTCAGAAACTTTGGTCTCAGCactgatggaaaaataaaggaTGTGCTAGAATCAGAGAATCAGCTCTAATCACATGTGTGTGCAGGTAGAAATGCTACTTTCACATTATACCCCCTAATATTGCCTCATCATAGATACTGAGATTGGAAGAAGCAATcataaacaaaattttattttctgttgagtGAAGTGTCTCATGAGCCTAGAAATAATCTCATATACTGAAAcatcctttcaaaataaaatccacTGAAATTTCTGTGGAAGCTATGTTAATGAAGCATGCAGCATGGAGCATACAAAGCCAGGAAAGGCAAAGAGAATGCTTATGGATTCCCGAACTGAGAGGCCAAAAGACACCACCAAGCTCCTACTCTAGGGCTGCCCTATGATAGCTGCAGTTTGAaccaaggtctttttttttttttttttcccaaacaacaTAACTGACTTTGACTTTTACGTCACTGATTTTTCAGAATAATAGCCACTGACAAATTGTTCAAGTGATCACCACCACGGCCAAAATCTGAACACTTTTAGTGCATGATATTTTCTAGAGTCCCTTTCTAGCAAGTCATACATGCCCTTACACAAACACCTAGAGACTTGAATATACtgtgttttcttcatcttcttaGGTACTGGATAAATCTCTCAACTCCATTTGAAGCTGCTGGAGAACTGAGTATGAAGGATGCCTCTTACAACTGGATTTCTGAAATCCAATGAGAGGCATCCATCAGCCTTCAAACTGAAATTAACTTTGATAAATTAGTGGCTCATTTAAGAGAGACCTGGTGCCTGCCTTTCTACCTGTACTATCAAACAAATATGCAGTCAGTACTAGAGAGATTGACTTTTGTGATTCTGTGGTACCTGTATGGACTAATTGTGCTCACAAATCCACAGAATATGCTTGGAATTCAGGATTATTCCGATTTAGTTTGAGAGAAGGTAATAATGGCTTGGATCTGCAATTACAGAAGTGTCTAATTGCCTCAGAATGTGATGGAACATATCAGCCCTTGGTCTGATGATGAAAGACTTAGGGCTGGTTATTACCTAAATGATAAACTCTGATAGTTTAAGAAGTCATCCCACGGGGGCTAGTTTCTTagtttttaatagttttaatacAAATAATGATATATAAACACGGGAAAAGGTCGAGTAGGTATGAAATAATAtcagttttctttgtgtgtttttagtTACAATGGGAATATTCTCTCCCTAAAGCAGTCCTAGGGAGAAGCTGCGCAACTTACTGTAAAAATCACATGCACAGCAGAATTATTGGGAAAGTTAATGAAGATAGTTTCAGAAAGGACTTGTGTGTTTATTAATCACTGGGCTATTGGTAACAGCTTATTAAGATAAATATCACTTGCTACTCTACAAATTCTTTTACAGTACAGTGCACTGTAGACCTCTCACTTTACTAGGAAAAAAGACCGAGCACCATCTAGTGGTAGATGTTGCTACAGCAGTTACTGCGATGTACGTAGATAAGTTCCCATTAGCAACAATACTGATTCTTTCCTGACTAGAAAACCACAGAAGCCGTTTTTTCCTTCAATTTACAACACATATAACATAAACGTACTTAGagcttaaaaagaaatgcaacagaaCTGTAAATTAAAGAAACCAGCATCAcctagaaagaaaacacaacaaaaaactttGGCTACAAAAACTTTAGTTAGCAAATCCTTTGTTGCCTGCATAAACTGTTTGTTCCCCGACAGAGAACTGAGTAACActattttatgaaaattaatttttagtagAACTTAAAAAACGAAGTTATGAACCCATTTTTACACCGTATTTGTCTGCACAGCTCTTTTACTGAGAAGGTGGGTGGCTCTTAAAAGAGCCTTTGGGTCGAGTAGGTCTGGCacagggcacagcagcagcttACTTGGAGCTGGTGTACTTGGTGACAGCCTTGGTGCCCTCGGAGACGGCGTGCTTGGCCAGCTCGCCGGGCAGCAGGAGCCGCACGGCCGTCTGGATCTCCCGCGAGGTGATGGTGGAGCGCTTGTTGTAGTGCGCCAGGCGCGAGGCCTCGCCGGCGATGCGCTCGAAGATGTCGTTGACGAAGGAGTTCATGATGCCCATGGCCTTGGACGAGATGCCCGTGTCGGGGTgcacctgcttcagcaccttgTACACGTAGATGGAGTAGCTCTCCTTGCGGCTCTTCTTGCGCTTCTTGTCGCCCTTCTTCTGCGTCTTGGTTACCGCTTTCTTGGAGCCCTTCTTGGGCGCGGGAGCGGACTTGGCCGGCTCAGGCATCGCAGTAAATGCAAGGCTCTCACGAACGCCCCAAACGCAACAAACAGCTACCGAAGTCGAAGTGAGAAGCGCTACCCCCGTGCCACGTATTTATAGCTCCCTTATGCAAATGAGAAGTATTACTTCTGCGTACTTTCATTGGTCAGAACACATAAACGCGTCATAGCTCCCCTTTATCCGTTTTTTATTGGTCGGAATTCGATTCGCCACCTCATTGGCTGCCCAGCGGAGACCTACTTCTCAGCCTATCAGCGAAGGGGCGAGGTAGCAAAGCGAGGCTATAGCTGAGCAGCGCCGGGTCTTTTCTCCGTTCTGCTGCTGGTTGCTCTTAGAAGCGAGCGAAGGAGCGATCGAAGATGTCCGGCCGCGGGAAGCAGGGCGGGAAGGCGCGGGCCAAGGCCAAGTCGCGCTCGTCGCGGGCCGGGCTGCAGTTCCCCGTGGGCCGCGTGCACCGTCTGCTGCGCAAGGGCAACTACGCGGAGCGGGTGGGCGCCGGCGCGCCGGTGTACCTGGCGGCCGTGCTGGAGTACCTGACGGCCGAGATCCTGGAGCTGGCGGGCAACGCGGCCCGCGACAACAAGAAGACGCGCATCATCCCCCGCCACCTGCAGCTGGCCATCCGCAACGACGAGGAGCTCAACAAGCTGCTGGGCAAGGTGACGATCGCGCAGGGCGGGGTGCTGCCCAACATCCAGGCCGTGCTGCTGCCCAAGAAGACCGACAGCCACAAGGCTAAAGCCAAGTGAATGCAACGGAAAGCCAGCACGTTGTCTCTTCTGGAGAACATAATCTTAAGGCT contains these protein-coding regions:
- the LOC128904635 gene encoding histone H2B 1/2/3/4/6 isoform X7; translated protein: MPEPAKSAPAPKKGSKKAVTKTQKKGDKKRKKSRKESYSIYVYKVLKQVHPDTGISSKAMGIMNSFVNDIFERIAGEASRLAHYNKRSTITSREIQTAVRLLLPGELAKHAVSEGTKAVTKYTSSK
- the LOC128904635 gene encoding histone H2B 1/2/3/4/6 isoform X3; its protein translation is MPEPAKSAPAPKKGSKKAVTKTQKKGDKKRKKSRKESYSIYVYKVLKQVHPDTGISSKAMGIMNSFVNDIFERIAGEASRLAHYNKRSTITSREIQTAVRLLLPGELAKHAVSEGTKAVTKYTSSKLLDRGEGVDEAFLPQLQEASRLQALILLGDFNEPDN
- the LOC128904635 gene encoding histone H2B 1/2/3/4/6 isoform X5; protein product: MPEPAKSAPAPKKGSKKAVTKTQKKGDKKRKKSRKESYSIYVYKVLKQVHPDTGISSKAMGIMNSFVNDIFERIAGEASRLAHYNKRSTITSREIQTAVRLLLPGELAKHAVSEGTKAVTKYTSSKSCQQCALTAQKANHILG
- the LOC128904635 gene encoding histone H2B 1/2/3/4/6 isoform X4, producing MPEPAKSAPAPKKGSKKAVTKTQKKGDKKRKKSRKESYSIYVYKVLKQVHPDTGISSKAMGIMNSFVNDIFERIAGEASRLAHYNKRSTITSREIQTAVRLLLPGELAKHAVSEGTKAVTKYTSSNHLRQRSPFKPPQRPCLRFVLLPRFFS
- the LOC128904635 gene encoding histone H2B 1/2/3/4/6 isoform X1, with the protein product MPEPAKSAPAPKKGSKKAVTKTQKKGDKKRKKSRKESYSIYVYKVLKQVHPDTGISSKAMGIMNSFVNDIFERIAGEASRLAHYNKRSTITSREIQTAVRLLLPGELAKHAVSEGTKAVTKYTSSNSRVQATVCFHVEGRPVDLESTAPGVKTQLGKQITLFSSPLTRQ
- the LOC128904649 gene encoding histone H2A-IV, producing the protein MSGRGKQGGKARAKAKSRSSRAGLQFPVGRVHRLLRKGNYAERVGAGAPVYLAAVLEYLTAEILELAGNAARDNKKTRIIPRHLQLAIRNDEELNKLLGKVTIAQGGVLPNIQAVLLPKKTDSHKAKAK
- the LOC128904635 gene encoding histone H2B 1/2/3/4/6 isoform X2, whose product is MPEPAKSAPAPKKGSKKAVTKTQKKGDKKRKKSRKESYSIYVYKVLKQVHPDTGISSKAMGIMNSFVNDIFERIAGEASRLAHYNKRSTITSREIQTAVRLLLPGELAKHAVSEGTKAVTKYTSSNRVQATVCFHVEGRPVDLESTAPGVKTQLGKQITLFSSPLTRQ
- the LOC128904635 gene encoding histone H2B 1/2/3/4/6 isoform X6, which translates into the protein MPEPAKSAPAPKKGSKKAVTKTQKKGDKKRKKSRKESYSIYVYKVLKQVHPDTGISSKAMGIMNSFVNDIFERIAGEASRLAHYNKRSTITSREIQTAVRLLLPGELAKHAVSEGTKAVTKYTSSKKHHACRP